GAGTGTCAGTGATGTGAGGGTAGTCAAAAGTTGAGGTGTAGATGAGCGGATGTCTGCCCCTTTCAATTTTACCAGAACCAGTTTCTAAACTTGGGGTGCTCGGCCACTAACAACTCCAATCCATGGACCCCTAAGTGTGTCCATGGTTTTTGTTGCTCTCCCTTTCTTAAAGCAAGCAAGGCAGTGAACATTGTCGTTCTTCTGGGGCTCAGCTTTAACTCCCTATGTCACAGATGTCCAGCAGCAACCTATGGACTCTTAGGACCCTGTGCTCACTTTCGGAGTCTTCCTGCATCACAAGCATGGATTTAAAACCACCCAACCCCAAACCCTTTTACTTTGTTCTTTGAGGCTCTCATACAACATACACAGTGAACTCTGCTTACTGCCAGCCTCATCATTTCCTGTATCCTTCTCATCCTGATCACCTCCACTCCTCCCTACAAGTCCCTTTCTCACaatcatttctctttgttttgttttgtgaccaactGAGTTAAACCAGGGCTACCAACAAGACTATAATTCTGGACCGTCCTTTGGAATTTAACAGGCTCACCACTGGGCATACAACTGAATATAGTGTCTGCTCCAAACAGAGATCTTTGTAATCTTATCTTCCTTGTAGTGGAAAAAGCAGCTAATCCTTAAGCCCATGGTTAGTGATGGAAAACAGAGGACACAGGGACTCAAGAACCCTCATTGGTGCGGAGAAAGAGCTCATCTGCAATAATACCTTATACTAGTATAAGCAAGAAACCAATTTTAAGAACAAACAAGATTATATCATGAAATGTTAAATATGATTGCATAGGGGGGACAGACACATTTAATAATATAAACCGTGTTCAGGAAAGCATTGAAACGTGCTCCCTTAGTGTAGTTATTCAGGACCAATTGTTAACCTAGCTTTCTCACCCTgtctttactgtgtgtgtgctcattttaCCAGGGGTTACTCTTCATCTTTCTAAAAGTTTGTGACAATAATACTTCTACTGATAGCAACAAATTGGTATCAGTTCTGTAGTGGATCCAGGGCTTCCTTATataccacaaataaaaaaaattgggaTAAATATCTTTTCCTACTTGGTAGAAACATACCTTGATATTGATCTTGGTCTTTAGTTGGTCAGTGAATATGTTATCCCTTAAGTTGAGCTTGATATAGGCCTGCCCCGCCCTTTGTAAAATAGCTATCCTGGttaaaacttttttgttgttgtccttgtaatttctttctgtattggtCAAGATATCCTTTATAGGATTGTGAGCGCTCTTGTCCAAACTGCCGTTGTTGTCCGAATTGGGAGAAGTCTTCCTCTGCTTTCATCTGTTGGGTAGACTTCTGTTGTACAGAGAGGCCATCATCGCTAAATTGTTTCCGCACTTGCGACATACCTTCACCCATGGCAAATCCTTTATGTTGACTTTGTTGAGAGAAacctttgagggatttttgttgGCCATAGGATGACTTTAGTTGGGAACTCTGAGATTTTACTTGGCTAAAGGAGGATTGTTGTTGGGAATTTTGTTTACCATAGGATTTTAGTTGGGCGTCTTGGGCTTTTAGTTGGCCGAAAGACTTCAGTTGAGCTTCTTCCCCATAGGACTTTCTTTGACCATAGGCTTTCATTTGACCGCTTTGGGATTTCACTTGTCCATAGGATTTGACCTGGGATTCTTGGGATTTCGTCTGTCCATAGGATTTTACTTGTCCATAGGATTTTATTTGGGATCCGATGGATTTCAGTTGTCCGTAGGATTTCATTTGACCACCTTGGGACTTTGTTTGTCCAAAGGATTTGATTTGGGACCCACTGGTTTTCAATTGTCCATAGGATTTCATTTGACCACCTTGGGACTTTGCTTGTCCAAAGGATTTTGTTTGGGACACACTGGATGTCAGTTGTCCAAAGGATGATCCTCCAGATTTCAATTGCCCACTGGATTTCACTTGTCCAAAGGATTTTGTTTGGGACACACTGGATTTCACTTGTCCAAAGGATGATCCTCCAGATTTCAGTTGTCCACTGGATTTCACTTGTCCAAAGGATTTTGTTTGGGACACACTGGATTTCACTTGTCCAAAGGATGATCCTCCAGATTTCAATTGTCCACTGGATTTCACTTGTCCAAAGGATTTTATTTGGGATTCTTGGGATTTCAGTTGGGATACTTGTCCATTACGACAAAGTGCGGCCCCTTTTACACTTGCATGTCCTTGTGAAACACGTGTCTGTGTCATGTCACCACCATCCTGGCCATACACTTGGTGTTGTGATTGCATGAAAACGCTTTCTTCAGCTGCTTCCTCGCTTCCCCCTTTGATCCCGAAACTGAGATGGCCTTTCTGACCAAGCATAAATCCTTCTGAGGAGCTACTCTGGAAGTGACCTTTTGTCGCACCTGGTAGTTGATAATAAGAGTGTTTAAGTTACATAATCTGCACAGGACTGTCTTATTTCAAAGCCTTATTTCCAAAATTTCCCCATAAAACGATTGATGTTCCCACAAGGGTTTTGGGGTTTGGTAGAGAAGAATTAGGtctcatcaaaaaaaaatcaccctatGAAAGGATTTGCTTACTCCCAGAGCACCCTTAAAGGCATTCCCCCTGAGTGACTCTCCTTCTGTCCACCAGCCCTCTACACTCACCATATTGTCCAACCACAGCTGCCTGTCTTTCCAGAATAAGGAGCAGAGAAAGGATGAAGACAGAGGACTTCATTGTGCCAAGAAGGACCGTCACTGAGAGCTGAGCTGAATCTCATATTTATATCTCCTCTAGCTGGACGTACATGGATATGGCTGAAGCTACAAAAGgcactacctttttttttttttttttttttttttttttttttttttttttttttttaattatctctaAATGTCAACTTCCTCCCTTCTGCGCAGTTGGGGACATTGGTAATGTTCCCAGGTAATGTGCACAGGGATGCAATGTCAGAGACCTTTTTCTATGTCATAAGCTTCAGTAAATATCAATCCTCTGACTTTATCACATACCCTTTGCAAACAAAGTGTGTTTtctagtatatttattttatgcattttctttttataaggacATGATTGGactttattttcaaacaaaatc
The nucleotide sequence above comes from Mastomys coucha isolate ucsf_1 unplaced genomic scaffold, UCSF_Mcou_1 pScaffold15, whole genome shotgun sequence. Encoded proteins:
- the LOC116092510 gene encoding seminal vesicle secretory protein 2-like, translated to MKSSVFILSLLLILERQAAVVGQYGATKGHFQSSSSEGFMLGQKGHLSFGIKGGSEEAAEESVFMQSQHQVYGQDGGDMTQTRVSQGHASVKGAALCRNGQVSQLKSQESQIKSFGQVKSSGQLKSGGSSFGQVKSSVSQTKSFGQVKSSGQLKSGGSSFGQVKSSVSQTKSFGQVKSSGQLKSGGSSFGQLTSSVSQTKSFGQAKSQGGQMKSYGQLKTSGKSYGEEAQLKSFGQLKAQDAQLKSYGKQNSQQQSSFSQVKSQSSQLKSSYGQQKSLKGFSQQSQHKGFAMGEGMSQVRKQFSDDGLSVQQKSTQQMKAEEDFSQFGQQRQFGQERSQSYKGYLDQYRKKLQGQQQKSFNQDSYFTKGGAGLYQAQLKG